In the Candidatus Cloacimonas acidaminovorans str. Evry genome, one interval contains:
- a CDS encoding polyprenyl synthetase family protein, translating into MLLQKYFESRFELIDQELKNALTFEDKYATELKKAIYEAVIPGGKRWRPLLLLSMFEMLTGFKKHRTFPDALKSSVAIELLHNGAIVHDDLPSVMNRTQRRGQPALHIKYGNAIAILAADALYSLAYEIISELKNPEQSLEAIRILSNATKSYGMIGGQVVALSSRHKVMKINTLNYIDMKKVGSLLQASADIACLLSRADEETHQVMRAYALNLGIAYQMIEDIEADYSRGSEGLDEEYVPVSKASYTALLGFDKARKTVENMLADSAKMLKPYPNNSVLLEFVAMIKERLP; encoded by the coding sequence TTGCTTTTACAGAAGTATTTTGAGTCGCGTTTTGAACTTATTGACCAGGAACTTAAAAACGCACTAACATTTGAAGACAAATATGCCACAGAGCTTAAAAAAGCAATTTATGAAGCAGTAATTCCGGGAGGTAAAAGATGGCGTCCTTTACTGCTTCTTTCTATGTTTGAAATGCTTACGGGATTTAAGAAACATCGCACTTTTCCGGATGCTCTAAAGTCCTCAGTCGCTATTGAATTGTTACATAATGGAGCCATAGTTCACGATGATTTGCCAAGTGTGATGAATAGAACACAGCGAAGAGGTCAACCGGCATTGCATATTAAATATGGTAATGCCATAGCTATTTTGGCTGCTGATGCACTTTATTCTCTTGCTTATGAAATTATCAGCGAGCTTAAAAACCCGGAACAATCCCTGGAAGCAATTCGCATTCTATCCAATGCCACAAAAAGTTATGGAATGATTGGAGGACAGGTAGTAGCTCTTTCCAGCCGGCATAAAGTGATGAAAATAAACACCTTGAATTATATTGATATGAAAAAGGTCGGATCGTTATTACAGGCATCTGCCGATATTGCCTGTTTGCTAAGTAGAGCAGATGAAGAAACACATCAGGTTATGAGAGCTTATGCCTTGAATTTAGGAATTGCCTATCAAATGATTGAAGATATTGAAGCAGATTATTCTCGCGGAAGTGAGGGTTTGGATGAAGAATATGTTCCTGTTTCCAAAGCCAGTTATACAGCTCTGCTGGGTTTTGATAAAGCTCGTAAAACAGTAGAAAATATGCTTGCTGATTCAGCTAAAATGCTGAAGCCCTATCCCAATAACTCTGTTTTATTGGAATTCGTAGCTATGATAAAAGAGAGATTACCCTGA
- a CDS encoding tyrosine-protein phosphatase has protein sequence MVDIHTHLLPNIDDGSKSLNDSLRQLCQMAEGGIKRVYLTAHYFKGHYQYSRQEYDEKFNTLVNKVKDAGIDLDIQPGFEIYLQPDILEDIKTHNLTMGKSSYILLESDLNGLPNDFYNNIFPLLRAGYKPILAHAERYVSIMQKPSRAEDLIYRNIYMQTNAGSLLGLYGEKVKSTAWILVNKGWTHFIASDDHIRGKYLAYFEARDKVEEMIDNHTAHLLFYVFPSCIASGENIPYEYVQVYRPHHSHHHHRRSIIKRIFG, from the coding sequence ATGGTTGATATTCATACTCACCTGCTGCCTAATATTGATGATGGTTCAAAATCCCTAAATGATTCTCTCAGGCAGTTATGCCAGATGGCAGAAGGTGGAATTAAAAGAGTTTATTTAACGGCACATTACTTTAAGGGTCATTATCAATACAGTCGTCAGGAATATGATGAGAAATTCAATACTCTCGTTAATAAAGTAAAAGATGCAGGTATAGACCTTGATATTCAACCCGGTTTTGAGATTTATTTGCAACCCGATATTTTGGAAGATATAAAAACCCACAATCTGACTATGGGTAAAAGTTCGTATATCCTTTTGGAAAGCGACTTAAATGGTCTGCCCAATGATTTTTATAATAATATCTTTCCCCTATTACGTGCTGGTTACAAACCTATTTTGGCTCATGCGGAACGCTATGTGAGCATTATGCAAAAACCCTCTCGCGCTGAAGACCTGATTTATCGTAATATTTATATGCAAACCAATGCCGGAAGCTTGCTTGGACTTTATGGCGAAAAGGTTAAGTCCACTGCCTGGATTTTAGTAAATAAGGGTTGGACACATTTTATTGCTTCGGACGATCATATTCGGGGTAAATATCTTGCCTATTTTGAAGCGCGCGATAAGGTAGAAGAGATGATTGATAATCATACCGCGCATTTGCTTTTTTATGTTTTCCCTTCCTGCATTGCCAGCGGAGAAAATATCCCTTATGAATATGTTCAGGTTTACCGACCTCATCATTCTCATCATCACCACAGACGCAGTATAATAAAGAGGATTTTTGGCTAA
- a CDS encoding NAD-dependent epimerase/dehydratase family protein produces MAKILITGITGFIGRNVLREMLKSCPDFNITALVRPKTEPRRYQEFEKAIRLVTIDLADTASLKEFLFTNEFDTILHIGALRGGRKFPQETYLRSNVYSTGQMVEYCLAKDARLIYCSSVGVFGAIPQELPAGPQTEKNPDNYYHYTKIESERIINRAILNGLNAGIVRPSIAYGEGDFGFPYQMVKLVDKHLFPLINRPIWIHLCHIDALVKAFLYLATREWKSGLTLTVADREPVRLQSLVDFISRQLHGKNYPRALRFDRIFFAWGEKLARLVKNELWISRFELISKSWFYDVSAYYDIMEKEGYKSHFTIPEFEITIKDYQKH; encoded by the coding sequence TTGGCTAAAATTCTAATTACCGGAATTACCGGTTTTATTGGCAGAAATGTTTTGCGGGAAATGTTAAAGTCCTGTCCCGATTTTAATATTACGGCTTTAGTACGTCCTAAGACAGAGCCGAGGCGCTATCAGGAATTTGAAAAGGCAATTCGTCTTGTAACTATTGACCTTGCCGATACTGCTTCATTAAAGGAATTTCTCTTTACGAATGAATTTGATACCATTTTGCATATTGGTGCATTACGCGGTGGCAGAAAATTTCCCCAAGAAACATATCTCCGCAGTAATGTTTACAGCACTGGACAGATGGTAGAATATTGCCTTGCCAAAGATGCCCGTTTGATTTATTGTTCTTCCGTAGGTGTTTTTGGTGCTATTCCTCAGGAACTTCCTGCTGGTCCGCAAACCGAGAAAAACCCTGATAATTATTATCATTACACGAAAATAGAATCGGAACGCATCATCAATCGCGCTATTTTAAATGGACTGAATGCAGGAATTGTCCGTCCCAGTATTGCTTATGGAGAAGGCGATTTCGGTTTCCCTTATCAAATGGTAAAATTAGTAGACAAACATCTTTTCCCGCTTATAAACAGACCTATTTGGATTCATCTTTGTCATATTGATGCTTTGGTGAAGGCATTTCTCTATCTTGCAACCCGCGAATGGAAAAGTGGACTTACCCTTACGGTAGCGGATCGTGAACCGGTGCGTTTACAATCATTGGTAGATTTTATTTCCCGTCAGCTTCACGGAAAAAACTATCCCCGTGCTTTAAGATTTGATAGAATTTTCTTTGCCTGGGGTGAAAAACTTGCTCGTCTCGTGAAGAATGAATTATGGATCAGCCGTTTTGAGCTAATTTCCAAAAGCTGGTTTTACGATGTGAGCGCCTATTACGACATAATGGAAAAAGAAGGTTACAAATCCCATTTCACCATTCCCGAATTTGAAATAACCATAAAGGACTATCAGAAACACTGA
- a CDS encoding class I SAM-dependent methyltransferase translates to MAVPIINDWAKYFDNPDEGLGSSYERIVLNKLLDFVCKTYKIQSALETPCFGFTGVSGINLLNLARQGIKVSLEDHNLERIEKIRELWQELRLHTDIKYNLDYVKLDYPDKHFDLGFNFSALWFTQNIRSFLSEFCRVCKKAILICVPNRNGIGYKMQIKDYSPEKYPFLHPEYLDPATIKFLMKQNKWQLQDENYIDCPPWPDIGMKKELFFNRLLKKQEIQENNTEPVTILTYYQDEDSEFAEKMFKYSFVERTAPKQFKKYWAHHYYLLFTPENSE, encoded by the coding sequence ATGGCTGTTCCGATTATTAATGACTGGGCAAAATATTTTGATAATCCGGATGAGGGTTTGGGCTCTTCTTATGAACGCATTGTCCTCAATAAGTTGCTGGATTTTGTTTGTAAGACCTATAAAATTCAATCGGCTCTGGAAACACCCTGTTTTGGTTTTACCGGAGTAAGCGGTATAAATCTGCTAAATTTGGCAAGACAGGGAATAAAGGTCTCTCTGGAAGATCATAATTTAGAGCGCATAGAAAAAATTCGGGAATTATGGCAAGAATTGCGTTTACATACCGATATCAAATATAACCTTGATTATGTGAAACTGGATTATCCTGACAAACATTTTGATTTGGGCTTCAATTTTTCCGCTTTGTGGTTTACTCAAAATATTAGAAGTTTTCTTTCCGAATTCTGCAGAGTTTGCAAAAAGGCAATTCTTATTTGTGTTCCCAACCGAAACGGAATCGGCTATAAAATGCAGATAAAGGATTATTCACCGGAGAAATACCCTTTTTTGCATCCGGAATATCTTGATCCCGCTACCATCAAATTCCTGATGAAACAAAATAAATGGCAATTGCAAGACGAAAACTATATTGATTGTCCCCCTTGGCCCGATATTGGAATGAAAAAAGAACTCTTTTTTAACCGCCTGCTGAAAAAACAGGAAATTCAGGAAAACAATACGGAACCTGTTACCATTCTTACTTACTATCAGGATGAAGACAGTGAATTTGCCGAAAAGATGTTTAAATATAGTTTTGTGGAAAGAACTGCTCCCAAACAGTTCAAAAAATATTGGGCTCACCATTATTATCTGCTCTTCACTCCGGAAAATAGTGAATGA